A stretch of Garra rufa chromosome 11, GarRuf1.0, whole genome shotgun sequence DNA encodes these proteins:
- the b3gnt2l gene encoding N-acetyllactosaminide beta-1,3-N-acetylglucosaminyltransferase 2, translating into MKRKYMKLLIVALVSSFCVAIFFSKLKDVEHTQRDLAKIPSVPAVTPGKPTTVPVVMNTKPKRKPNQKLMSFELSALTISETFRKDIPKNGAFWNRKLHSFLRQFDSTDNQTHKDPRDKFKCQPESFELLQTNIQDIHSYPPLYGDFLRGMECRDPPLLIGQPGKCSSDSGDDQIFLLFAIKSIPRHFERRQAIRETWGRERHQVRTVFLLGRSSEDDPSLDKLVSYEAQQFQDLLVWDFHDSFYNLTLKEHVFFKWMLESCPDVSFVFKGDDDVFANTQAILDYLKSLKPEESTALYTGQVIFDASPLRDPKIKYYVPQSFYEGPYPPYAGGGGFLFSGNLLPSLYHVSFYIPFFPIDDVYTGLCFKAIGINAVKHNSFRTFDIREQDRENPCVHKDLLLVHQRDPQQTMRLWRNMHSDMLTC; encoded by the coding sequence ATGAAAAGGAAGTATATGAAATTACTCATCGTAGCGCTAGTTAGCAGCTTTTGTGTTGCTATTTTCTTCTCCAAACTAAAGGATGTTGAACACACCCAAAGAGACTTGGCCAAGATCCCTTCAGTTCCAGCTGTCACACCTGGAAAACCCACAACTGTTCCTGTAGTGATGAACACCAAACCAAAaagaaaaccaaaccaaaaactTATGTCGTTTGAACTTTCAGCCCTTACAATTTCAGAGACGTTCAGAAAAGACATTCCCAAAAACGGTGCCTTCTGGAACCGGAAGCTTCATTCTTTCCTCAGGCAGTTTGACTCCACTGACAATCAAACGCATAAAGACCCACGTGACAAGTTCAAGTGTCAGCCTGAGAGTTTCGAGTTGCTACAAACGAACATTCAGGATATTCATTCCTACCCTCCGCTTTATGGAGACTTCCTTCGAGGCATGGAGTGTCGAGACCCTCCGCTGCTTATCGGTCAACCTGGCAAGTGTTCGTCAGACAGTGGAGATGATCAGATTTTCCTTCTCTTTGCAATCAAATCCATCCCAAGGCACTTCGAGAGGCGCCAAGCAATTCGGGAAACCTGGGGAAGAGAAAGACATCAGGTCCGAACTGTCTTTCTGCTCGGCCGATCATCTGAGGACGATCCCAGTCTGGACAAACTGGTTTCATACGAAGCTCAGCAGTTTCAAGACCTTCTCGTCTGGGATTTTCATGACTCCTTTTACAACCTGACTCTCAAGGAGCACGTGTTCTTCAAGTGGATGCTTGAGAGCTGCCCTGACGTGTCTTTCGTTTTTAAGGGTGACGATGATGTTTTTGCTAACACTCAAGCCATATTGGATTATCTGAAGTCTTTGAAGCCCGAAGAGTCCACGGCATTGTACACCGGGCAGGTCATTTTTGACGCTAGCCCGTTACGGGATCCTAAAATCAAATATTACGTTCCTCAGTCGTTCTACGAAGGTCCTTACCCTCCTTATGCTGGTGGaggtggatttctcttttctggAAACCTTCTTCCATCTCTTTACCACGTTTCCTTTTACATACCATTCTTCCCTATTGATGACGTCTACACCGGGCTGTGCTTCAAAGCGATTGGAATCAATGCAGTGAAACACAACAGTTTCAGGACCTTTGATATTCGGGAACAAGATCGAGAGAACCCGTGTGTACACAAAGACCTGCTCCTGGTGCACCAGCGTGACCCTCAGCAGACCATGAGACTCTGGAGGAATATGCACAGCGACATGCTGACCTGCTGA